The following DNA comes from Castor canadensis chromosome 4, mCasCan1.hap1v2, whole genome shotgun sequence.
TGACAGAGGTGTATGTGTCCCTTGTCTGCCACCTTTGCCATGTAATCTATCAAGCCATAGGTCAGGTGGCTGAAGCCCATCACTCTAAGATGCCAGCTATTCAGGCATGGAGCTGTCAGGGTCTGCAAGCCATGTGTATGGAGTTATTAGACAGTGTGGCAAGAAGAGGGAAGGGCCAGGGGAGTTCCCTCCAGTCCTTCTTTGGGGTAAGCCTACCATTAGTCATGGTCACTCACCATCTTTTGACGCCTATGGCCTCTCTTGAGGTTCCTCCACAGGGTGGCAAGTTTGGAAGTTCTACCCTGTCAGATTGAAGGTGGACTTAAAGGCTCCCTGCCTCTCACCACTTACTCTACCAGTACCCCATCCTTGAGCCTGGTGGTGTCCTGCCTAGTTATGCCAATCCTCCTGCCACCTGCAGAGCTCCACTACTCACTGTGGGGGATACCAGTCTGGTGCCTGAGGACTCCATCTTCCCCTTTCCTCATCTACAATATGCAGATGAGCATAGGACTGTCTCATGGATGATGTGAGAACTCAATTCTCCTTTCCATTAGTGCTGCCCTCACACTGGCCTCATTTGACCAAATCCACCTCAGAGCTCCTTTTCTCCCTTGGACCTCTCATCATCTCTCATGAGGTCAGAACACCAGACTCATCCTTGCTCTGATTatggatgagaaaacagaggattAAGGAGGGGTATTGATTGGCACAGGGTCTTCAGGAGGCCAAGGGGAACAGGTTTTCAGTTCCCATTGGCAAGTAACCAGGGTCCTGCCCTCTGGCCCCATTGTATATGCCACAATTCCTAGCCAAGCTGCCccacaatgaaagaaaaacaaggcaTCTCAGACTCCTGCCTGTCCAATTTCCCTGTTTTCTCTGCCCTGACATGGAACCTGAGGCTGTGCAAATACTTTCCATCTTCATGGAGCCCACTATGATATTCTGAGGCCGAAAACCCTGCTTTTGTCCACATGGGGCTGAGATTTCCCCAGGGGCCATCTCTTGCTGACCGTTATACCAGGGCAGTGAGACATCAACATTCTGCTTCCTCTTTTACATAGAAGCTTCTGGAGGGCATCAGAGACAACCACGGTTATTTCATAGGTCTCTGAGACTCCTATGCCACTAGGGAACTCCAAGACTCCAAGGCTATGGCATTCTCCAGCTGTTCCTTTGTGACTCTCGGTAGGTTCTGCTTCACAGCAGGGTATGGAGAGGCACAGTGAATTCATATCACCATCCTGGGTCTATATGTTGGACCCAAGTGAGGCTGCCTCTTTGTCTGGCTGGTCCCTGGGTCCACAGTGTCTCCACATCCCAGGGCAGGTATCTCTTCCTCTGGGATGTGCAGGACCCTCAGAAAGACAGAAGGACCATAACTTCATGGATAGAGGATGTCCTGGTTTAAAGAAAGGATCTACATTCCCTAGGCCCACTCAAAAGTCTGGGGGATGCTAAATTCCAGGAGGAGGCCACAGAAGTACACAAATTCTGTTGGTTCAACCCACTCCAATTAAATACTCCGCATGTATCCACTACAATCAATTACCTGGGGCCTCATGTTCCCCAAATAGCCCCCCATATGCCTCAGCAATGAACTGATATTTCTTATCTTCATCTTGATTGGACAGAAATTCAATTTTCAAAATCACTTTCAGTGAGGAACTAATATTGCAccccccttttcctccctccatctGCACACAGACTCCCACCTACCTTGATGAACAGTGCTCTGTGAATGCACTTgttgttttctttagaaaaattctTTCTTATCATCTGAAGAATGTCTAAACTTTCCCTGTAGGAAGTCATATAGGTGATAGTTCAGAGGAGTGGGAAGAGAAATGAGCGTGAATCTATTTTCATTTACAGTGAAGACTCCAAAGTGATGGGAGACAAGGACTGCAAATGGCACCACTGAGTGCTAAGGATGCATGGCCTGCAGCAGGGCCTCCCCGTGCATACAATCAAGGCCCCATTCCCATTTCCAATGATCATCTCTGTTTTGATTTCACCTGAACAGAATCTTGTGGCTACAATGTAAGAACATGTAGGCAGCATCTACCCGATATCTAAGTGGAGCCCCACCACAGATTTACTAATCAGGTCTCATGCACACAAGTTGTACCCACTCTAAAGCCTTATCTCTATGGTTTGCAAGTGGACTCACAGATGGATGACACTTACCCCTGTGTGTCATACTTTCTGAGGGAAGAGGTGCACCTACCTGGACACTTCTTTCCATGTGCTCTTCAGTTGATGAATGCCCTTGCTTTGAAGAGCAGACAGGATGGCATAAAGTGAGGCGAAGTTCTTGAGGATGCGACATTCCTGTGGATGAAGACACTGTGGCTAATGCCATGGCCCTTGGGTCTGACACTGAGGATATGGAGGGTGGGGGACTTCAGGGGTATGCAGAAGTTCTGGGGATAAGTAGAAGATGACTGAGCTCACTCCAAGGGCAGAGCATCAGGAGGAATTTAGTGCTGTGACTGAGGACTGCTGGGGTCCAGCAAGTATAGCTCTAGAAAGGAGTGGCTTGTGTTTCATGCAGGGGCTTTGACTATAGCCCACATCCtgacagagagaaaggagaagagagtgaCCCTGAGCCCATCCTACAGCATACCATGGCCACCTGGATCCAGTGCTCCACCACCTTGGCCCTGTCTGTGTCCTTCATTCTCTTGTCCCCAAGGCAGGTGGTAATGACACAGGAAATGACATAGTTTAACTGAGTGAAAACAGCATCAATGGTGGATGTCAGATGCTTCTTTCCCACCTTGTCCACCTGGGACCAGATGTATCCCAAGCAGTGGTAGGGCGATACTTTCTTCAATACCTCCTGAGAAGCAAGGTCAGAGTTATAAGGCCTAGTTACATACCAGCGCCCCCAGGCCCAAAATGGAGCACTGTGGTTGGGGGTAGAACCACAGAAGCTGAGAATACGGTTCAAGCTTTGTGGAATTCTGTTTTGTTCCCTGGGCACTGAGGGATAGTGATAGGACCATTGTCCTGAAAATCTCAGTCCTCTCAGTGGAATCCGACTCACAAGGCATGATCTGGTTGGCATATTCTGCCTTCCACCTATGTCTGCCTTTGGATCTAGTGCACAACAAGCCACTAATGAGTGCTGAGGAATGCCATAACTCTGGTGTAAACCCTGACTCTTCATAATCACTCTGAGGATGAATTCCTTTTCGACCCTACAAAGGGGAATTGAGACACTGGGTTTAAGAAAGTGGCCCTGGTAATGGACTGTGCAATGTTGAAGCTGGGATCTGGACTGGAAATTGGCTCAGGACTTGCAGGACTGGCCTCCAGAGTCTAAACGGAGGCCTACCCATACCCTGCCTGCCAAGACACTCACAGCATCCATCAGGGTCAACCGCTCTGCCACCAGTTCAGGACGGAATGCCAAGATGTAAGGTTTCTCCTCTCCTCGTCTCACTTGCTCTAGGCCTGATGCTGGTGATGCCATTGGGTTATATTTCAAAACCGGTGCTTGAGATGGCTCCATCTGTGGAGTAGGTTTTAGTCGAAGACCTGCACCTGGTGAAAGAGCTGCAGGAGACAACATCCCTAAGGAGACTGCCCTGCTTGAGCCTTTACAAATACAATAAGTCTTCTACCATCCTGAGAAAACCCAAGAAGTAACCCTAAACAGGTTTCCTTCTCAGATAATCATCCCTAGGCTCTCAGGCTGTTCCTTGCTTCTGGCCTGATGCAAGCAGTTGAACTTCCTTGAAGTGGGTCCCATTCCAACCCTTCCTAATGTGCTCTGTAATGTTTCTGCCCAACCTTCTCACCCACAGGCTCCATGTTGCTGAGTTGCAGATTCTCCAGATGGGTGAGGAGAAGTCGGGCTTGACATTCCTCTTCTGAGCCAGGCATGTTGATATGGAGGTATGCAACCAGTTGCTTGAGGCACAGAAAGTCTGGAGGTTGAACGAAATCTTCTGCATACTGGTTCAGCCAGGTGCCCAGGATAAAGGACAGTGCTCTTGGGGCAGACAGGCAAAAATCAGAGTCAGAGCCCTTGCCTTCCCTCCTCTTAGCTTTCCTAAGGCACATGTGTGGGATCTGGTCTCCTGAGCCTTCCCTAGTCTATTGAGAGGATATTTTACTCCAGCCTTAGCCCTTGGGCTGTCCAAACATTGGCAAGCCAGGTAACCAGGAAGAGCTTCAGAGAACCTCCACAGGAGGGAGCCCTAGTCCTAAGGTGTGAACAGCTCTTCTGTATTCATGGAAGCTCCATATGTTCCTGATTAGCTTCCAGAAGCACAAGGATTTGGTGAGACCTACTGGTGGTATATGCTGCTTCACTCTCCATGACTCAGGTGTGGCCTGTCCTCTCATGATAATAATTTCTTGAGGTGTACAGCTTACCATGTGAACACTAACTGATACCCTAGGGAACCACTTGGGTGTTCATTACTGAGTAGTGAGGGTCTGAGGGTCTCATACCTTCTGTGTGACCCTGATGTGCACAGACTGGGCAAGCCTGAGAGAGATGACTGTAGTAGAGATAATAGATTCTCACAGAGGCCAACTGAGAGATTCCAGCCTCCCATTGCTTCCCAAGGAAAGCAGATACCACCAATGGATATACCAAGGGAAGATCTTTGTTAGAAGATCTCTTGATTTCTAGCTGCAGGTGAAGCCATAAACCTCATCCCAATACAGTGAATCACAACAGCTCTGAAACCCTCCCCAAGTCAAAATGCACAAATGTCCCACTTTCAGTAATGTTGCTCTCCCTCTTGTCCCAAAGCCCACTCACTCTTTGAGTTGTTCCCGTGGTCCATCATTCCCACTGGAGTAGAGGAGGACACAGGCATATCTAGTGGAGACCATGAGAGTATCACATCTTCTGTACCTACTTAGGACATCCAGTGTTTCTGACTAACTCACCACTGGAAGTGGAGCCAAGGATGCCAgaatttttcctgctttttttcatagaaaagaaTTGTGCACATAAACAATATGTGCTTCCTATGTATGTGTTCAATAAATGAGCCCAACCAGCTCCTCTTTGTGCATGGAGACATCTAGGTCTACCTAGGACAAGGATAATCCAAACAGAATATGGAACCTTCTATGcaaatcaggaaaataaatttctcaagTCCTTAGATGGTTGAGGTCTCTGGCAGAGAACGTATTCATGGAATAGGGGGAGTCCCACAGGAGATCCCACTATGCTAGGCAGCCCACTCCCCAGGCCCAGTCTCTGACAAACACTTTTATGGTTCTTCCCATTGAGTGCTGGCAACATTTAATGAGGGTGGTCCTGAGAGCACTGCTGTTCTCATGATAATTCAGGGGCAAGAGAGGTACAGGCCATGTTTAAGACCTTGGAGGTGAAGAGTCCACTAGGTTTGGAGGTAAGGCTTACCTATCGAAAAGCAGGTTTAGGACTTGATGCGTGTCAGCGAAACTTCGGTAGGTAAACAGGAAAATGATGACATATGATGGGTCACCAAACAAGAAGGAAGGTACCAGGTGGTCCACAAGAACTTTCAATGTGCCTGACTTGAGTGTTCCTGCCTTGCAAGGATTAGGCAGGGTTGGGGCCAATTCCTTTTCACTCTTGGGtagaaaaaaaagtgagtgaATTCAACATGGAAACAGTAGCAAAGTGGAAAACGTCTCCCAGTCAGTCACACAGTGACGTGAAAACAGCCCAGAAAGAatttacttacacacacacacacacacacacaccccacacacaagATGAAGGGTCTTGAGATATGGGCTATTCCACTTTCAACAGACCTGTGTTGCCTTTGGCATCTTCTGGGAAAATCTCCATAGGCGACATGGTTGAGGGGTGACCCTGTGTGTGATGACAGGGACACCAGGTAGGGACAGGTGACATGAAGGGACAAAGGTCCCATTGTCACTTGTCTTCTGACCAGAGCCTTCACAATACTGGACACAGCGAGAGAACATACTGGTCTCTCAAATGTCTGTAGTAAAGTGACTTGGCCTTGACTCTTGAGGGGATTGGGTGCCTGGTTACAAGGGTTCCAAGTTCTATTTGCCCATTGTCAAAGAAGTGAGGTCATCTCTGGAGGGCCCCTCCCTGAGCCACTTCCGCAGACAATACTCCCCTGGGCTATTGACTGACTTTTCCACAGGACATGAGGAAAAGTACCCTGCTGTCTTGGGTCAGACCTGGCTGCAGTTGGCACATTAGCTTCCAGAAGACATAACTGGGATCTGACCCATCCTGTCCTTCCATTTGGATGTATGAAACATTAGAAGTCACTGTGCTTCCTGAC
Coding sequences within:
- the LOC141422684 gene encoding ral guanine nucleotide dissociation stimulator-like, which encodes MFSRCVQYCEGSGQKTSDNGTFVPSCHLSLPGVPVITHRVTPQPCRLWRFSQKMPKATQSEKELAPTLPNPCKAGTLKSGTLKVLVDHLVPSFLFGDPSYVIIFLFTYRSFADTHQVLNLLFDRYACVLLYSSGNDGPREQLKEALSFILGTWLNQYAEDFVQPPDFLCLKQLVAYLHINMPGSEEECQARLLLTHLENLQLSNMEPVALSPGAGLRLKPTPQMEPSQAPVLKYNPMASPASGLEQVRRGEEKPYILAFRPELVAERLTLMDAEVLKKVSPYHCLGYIWSQVDKVGKKHLTSTIDAVFTQLNYVISCVITTCLGDKRMKDTDRAKVVEHWIQVAMECRILKNFASLYAILSALQSKGIHQLKSTWKEVSRESLDILQMIRKNFSKENNKCIHRALFIKYESEATIPYLGTFLTDLVRVHTVKEGLLHVSEHAANAGE